Genomic segment of Andrena cerasifolii isolate SP2316 chromosome 7, iyAndCera1_principal, whole genome shotgun sequence:
taatgtatacaattttaaatgcaataaaattgttaaaaataagtttgagagttttgtttataaatataGCACTACATAGTAGCACTACACCTAATTATTTGCACCTAAACCCGAGATTCTTCCCTATCCTATACTCTTCTTGGTCATCATCAGACTCTCAAGATTGCGAGTTTGGGAGCGAAATTCGAGGTACAACAACCGTGGCTGAGATCCCTTCAGAAATTGTGAAGAATGTTGAAGACCTTGGAAACTGTTGAACCGATCTTGACCAAACATGGCTATTAACCTTCCCGGAAATATAcactttaaaacaaaaaaaccgCAGTAAAAATCGAATCCATTGGTGACGAGCTGCGGAGCCACAAACGCAAACACAGGCGTCAAACTTACAAGACCCCTCTTTTTGTATCGGGGATTACAAAAAAATGGACTGTTCAAATAGAGATTTGGAATAAGTTTCCAATACAGAATAAAACTATCTTCTTTTATAATGCAGAACGtagttgatttttttatttaaaaaatgctttATTGTACAGATTCGTAATGCTCGAAGCTAGTTTATTACATATACATAACAATGTAATATAAGTATCTCTGATTCATTTCTTTACTTTGCCAGGCGAAATAATGTAATTAGAGGATTACGAACGAAATCCTGTGCCTGTTAATGGGATCCAATAACTTGAAACTGCAAATTCAAGAtacaattataatttataaatttacatttacaagGCGTACAGTTtaactttaatattaaaataaacttacATAATAACGCTATTTCAGATTTCGACACGGGTCGCGACCGACCCCGGAGCCGCGCCAATTCGTTTATCAGAACTTAGAAGTTAGACAAGTTTGAGTCTCAATCTAATCGAAACGTTCGGGGGAATTTATGCAGCATTGTACAGCGAACGAATTGATAAACCGACAAGAAATAAAAGCGCGATACTGATTGGCGAATCAAGTAACTGATAATAATACATACACGCCGGCGGCGAACTTAAGTGAGGCATAATGCGTAATTACAAGGCGCGTTCTTTATCGCATCAGCTTCCGCGTAATTAATTAACAACTTACGCTTACATATGCAACGTGTTACTGCTAGTGGGGGAAATAAGTCAATTTAATGAAAGGTACAGCAATAAATTACGtaagtgaataaatatatatcaaaatatatgGTCAATATGAAACAGGTCCATTCATACTGCGATAAAAAGGATTTCCTTCGTTGGACACATATAACTTTGGCTCTCTTCGCATGCCaggataataaaaaatgtcaaatGTGTTTATGAGATATCAATCAAGACGAAGATAAATCGAGCATTATGTTGGTATCCTCTAACGCCGATAACGGTAATTCATTTTTCTCTTCTTCGATCTTGGCATCCGACATCTTTAGGAACTTAATCACCTTTTCAGTAGCGGCGATTCCGCAGCTACTTACTTCATTCTGAAATATATCGCTCGATTACTCAGGATCGGCTGAACAAGCTAGTAATTGTTCCAAGGCTCGTAGAAAGAGAATGGAATAATTAAGATTACTTACCGATGCCGTTAAAttcatgaaattgaaaaacttctGAAGTACAGACACCATAGTAGTAAAATTGTTATCCGGAAGTCTACTACGTACCAACGATTCGTAATCCTAGAGATGCATATGGATTGTTTTAATACATCGTATTGCCAATAGTTTAGTATATCATGTATCAACTGATTACAGTTTATTACCTTATTATCCATTATTAAGTAACCAAGTAAAAGCACTACGTATGCCCCTATTAAAGTGTGTTCCATATGGCGTCCCGCCTTTTGTAATACTGAAAGAGAAAGATGTTTTATGATATACTGTAACAATCTAACTAATTTCGTAATAATCCAAGCGAAGGTGGTACAGTACATACATTTTGTAACAGTTTCCTCGATAAATTCTTCTTGAGACTTGGTCGTTGTCGAAACGGTCTCCGTTTGTTCGGAATCTTTTTTACCATCTAAAATGGCATCTGTTTTCTGCTCTTCGGCGCGAGCCAATTCTTCTTGTTTGTAAAAAAGGTCGATTAAAGATTCTACCCCACTTTCATCGGCTGTATCGTAAAAAAGAAGATTAAATTGCGCGATGTATTTAATGAAAACTATTTAAAATGCGCGATGTATTTACcatcaaaaatattttctgttgATGGGGGAGCTTTAGATTCGATGAGAAGTTGTTTATTATCGTCACACTGTTCTACTAGGTTTATCAACAGAATCAAAGCTAGCATCATCATATCGAAACGTTTTTCTTCGGGAAGTGACTCGGGGACACGCAACAGAAGATACAGACTGCAATCTAGAACACCTGGTTGCGATCCTACCGACTTGCTTCCGAAAGCTGAAACGATTTAAGCAATGCGTTTTACACACTATGAAGAGCACATAAATTTCCATTAATATCTTACCGAAGATATGATCTAAAAAAACCTTACATTGTCTGTTGAATCGATGTGTAAGATTAATGAGAACTTTAATAATAGCAAACAGACACTCTCTAATAACAGCACCAGTGGAAGTTTTGTCACTTGGGTCTATGGTTGGGTAAACAGGGATTTCTTGCCCACAAAGATGATACAAATTTGCTAATGTGCTGACTAAAACTCCATTCTCGTATTTCAATAAGTATACTTGATTTTCTTCGTTCATGTGAGTAACCTGAAACAACGCGACAGTTTAATTACACATCTCTCGATACAGGAACGTTTGTATCTGAATTACATGTAAACACTTTCCGACTCACATTTTCTAATACACGTAGACATCTATCAACTTTACGTAATTTATCTAATAATGGATCTGACCAACCAGATCTCGTAATATCCTGAGCATTAATATGACGATGGCAATCTCTGATCGTTTTTACAATATGTTCTAGACCTCCTAATTCTCTAAGTTCTTCCTTAAACCATTCGCCAGCACGTTTCGATGTGAGACTAAGAAGTGTCTCCATAGCAAGTTGACCAACCTAATCGAAagcgattattattattcgtattCTTAGCGTCTCGCTTCGTTACGCTCCAATTACGAACAAGATACTCACAGTTATATTATCAAGATTTAAATGTTTCGCGTGTCCTTGAGCTTGAATGTCAGCGCACAGCTGACGTACCTTTTCCTTATTCTTCAACAATTCTGCCCGACTAAGGCCACAATCGTCAAGTGCGTCTTTATGACTGGCATCAGATTCTAACAAACTTAACATTAACTCCAAGCAATCACGGTCCAAATCCATGGCTAAACGATCTTGACTTAATACGAACATTACCGTTGCCGTGCACAAAGCAAGGCTCTGAAACAAAAAGCAAGTCGTATTAATAAAATCAATAAGATCTATGGACAGTTTCTTTCGTAAGAATAAAATTCTATACCTGGTCCTTGGTTGCGTCGTGAAGAGCTTTGAAGAACTTAGCAACGGTCCCGTGTGCACGCACGTGCATGCGAAATGCAGGCGCCATACATTTGCTTGCTAACCGTATAGCGGAAAGGCAACGAGTAGCATTTGGATTGTTTTCTCTTAAAGTGTCTAATATATATTCAACATCATCATTAAACTCTTGAAACTCTCCACTCTCCTGTATCTGATGAGCTTTCTTCACATTTTTCACTACAGTGTAGAACTGCAACATAAATGATCGTGAATTGATAAGATACTTATCTGCAGTCCCTCCTATGATACTACAGGCTGTAAAAGTTCCTTCTTTAATATACATACGCCCTTAACTTTCTTGCCACAACGGATACTCGTTATAGCGTCGGATTCATCTTCGAAGCCTGTATCAGCTTCGGGATAAGTTACGATTCTCGTCAGCGGTGAAGTGTCGAATTCTTCGTCGTACGCGTCAGCTCCTGTACCACTGTGGGATCCCGACGCGGTAGTCGGTGTAATGTTTCCAGCGTTAGGAGTATCCGTAGCGCTGGACTCCTTGTCGCTGTCGCACCATTTGTGTTTGTACAGTGCTCGCCTTTTATTTCCATTTGTCGCGCCTGTTGAACGACTCTTGAAAATACTGCCCTTTTTGGTGGCAGGCTTCTGAACAGTTGTAGATGGGGCATTTGATGGCTGCGATTCTGAGACTATACTAGTTACATGTAACGCCGTATCGCTCTCTGTATTACCAGTTACACCTTCGCTGTCGTCGCTCCCAGAAAACCAATCCTGGTCGACTAAGGTTTTAGCTGTTGCCATGTCATTATCGCTTACACGAGCTGGCTGTTCTGCCTCTGCTTCGGGATCAGGTTCTGGCTCTTGATCTTGTTCCGTTTCTGGTTCCGGTTCTGGCTCCGTCTCTGGCTCTGCCTCCAGGCCTGCCTCTGCCTCCGGCTCTGGTTCTGGCTCTGCTTCTGCTTCTACTTCTGGCTCAGGTTCGGGTTCGGTTTCCAATCCCGGCTCTGGTTCAGCTTCTGGATCGGGCTCTGCGGTGGGTCTAGAGATTACTTCGTTCGTCGGAATATCTATTGAACAGTGTTGAACTTCGTCTGGAAGAACCTCTGTATTCTCTCCGGCTTCTGAAGCATTTAATATCATTGGTCTCGCTTGCATCGGGTCAGAATCACTTGACAATATGTCGATCAGCTCTTGGGTCGTGGTTGGCAGTGGTTGGTCACGCCCAATTAATGGCTCAATTGTTGGCTTGCAGGAGTACGTCGAACCACAGTCAGTCTTAACAATATCGTAATGAGATATCAACGTGTTATTGGAATCGGTGACAGATTTTCTAAGAGTTAAAGAAAGGCCAGAACTATGCGAATTGGGGGTCACTGGCGCTGTAGACACGACAGACGATGTTAAATCTAAATGCAGATTCTTTGCCCGACTGCGAGTAGTTCGTCGCATCTCCGAGTTTTCTAAAGGTATCGACACGGTAGAGATCATAGGTTGATGAGAGCGAACAGCTTTCTGATCGGACTTCAGCGTGTCCGTGTTAAAATTCTTACGCTCGAGGTCTACTTTCGTGGGGCTATTTAGTGGCGTAGAAATTCTGTATGTCTCGGGTTCGGGCTCCGGGGCGTTCTGTACATTTCCACAGACTAGCCGCGCTGTACCTTTGCATATTCTCAATACAATAGGAGGCTTGCCTTCTTCTCTAATAGGAGCATCGCTATTTGCTGCTTCCAAAGTATCCACTACTTTCTTAGCCGGGGCGCTGGACACTTTCGCTAGAGATTGTTTTGGTGGCGGCTGCGGGGGGGTTTTCTGAGCACGAGCTCTACCGTAATGTGAATCAGGTACTTGTCTGTATATTGCCACATCCTGGCGCGACTCCTCTACCGCGGGTGAGACatttctacttttaaaaaatttcttaggtTTAACGACTGGTGGTGCGACATCCGGCTTATTGTCAGGATCGGTTTCGAATGAGAACGGATCTTTACCAGAATTCACACGAGCATTCTGGTTTCCATAATCCAGCTTTATTCTCTTCGCCCCGAACGTGTTATGAATATCATCTTTCCTTCCTGCGAACAAAATTGTCTTTTATCATTCCGCTCGAATACACGCGATACAGTTATTTTGTTTCGATGCAAAACCCCAAGATAATCAAGTTGAGTTTATGTTTGTTATTGAATCAACCACTATTTTAAGAAACTAAGAATAGCTTCTGAAGGAATAATGCGACTAACGTGCATTTGAATCCTGAAAGAAACTATCTTTCTAAGAGCAATTCACAAAATGCAGCAAAGTCTTATTGCAGCGATTTCACATAAATATCTTTGTCAGCGGATGCTGGAAACATAGGTGACAGTTGTTAACTAAGAATACACGCAGGCGCAATAACATATATAATTTCCATGGATAAAGGACACACGTACCATTGATATTTGTACTCCTGATAGACGTGAAGGATGTTATACCCCATTTTCCAACAGTGCCTGCCGATTTAGCAGCGGAGGGTCGATTGCTATTCTCTCTAAAGAGCTTATCGAACTGGATGCTCCCAGGCGTCACACTGTTCACCTTACGGCTGTAAGATTTCGTGTAACTGCGGGACGTCATGTTGTATTCCTCGGTGCTGAAAGGATTCTCCACATCTCAAAAGACACGGATCAGAATGTccctcttcatttttttaagcTTGTCAGGTATATTATAGTGAATCGGCATCGACTGTTCGCACGCTTGCAGCGGAGTCCTTAAAGGGGACGGGAGCCCTCGGCGCGTGTAAACGCTGTCCTCGATGATAATTGTAAACCCGTTAGAAAAAATCAAGAGGCAATATCTTCGGAACATATGAAAGAAACAAACGCCATGTTTCATTTGCTATTTACCCCGATGCACGAATTTACGAAACTGTAACTTCAAGTTCAATTCATATTCGGAAGCATTGCCCTTATATCCATTATCGTTCAGCCTGTATCTTCGCACTTGGCTTTTAAGTAATATGGATTTCTTTTCTACGTCCGCATGAGTTCAACTAGAAATATTAGTCATAACATGATCTTGAGCCATCTGTCGATGTTTTTCGTTTCAAGATTTAGATACATAccatacacaaaaaaaaaacgagtaatacaatACACAAGATTGTAATACTTGTTGGCCTATCCAGTAGGTAGAGCCAAAGAGTTAAAGCTTTCTACCTTACGATCTACCTTACCGGCAGGGACTCGTCCAATCAAAATCTATTCTACGGAACAAATAAACTGCATCTCCTCTATTTACATTTCCCATTTGCAAATATTCCCCTTTTCTAAAAACACCTGACTATTTATAACCAGTATGCATTCGCAGCCTTTTCCATTTCCTTCTGTATATTAGCATTCAAAGTTTTTTGAAACTGTGATTCAAAGTTTTACTTTCTAAGAGAGATGTCTTATCTATTATTTAGCAACTACTTTATAGAATCATATATTTCAACGTGAAAAgagatattatatatttatacgactgtaaaatattttatagtatttgtgaaaatgcaATGTTTGGTGGCAAGATaagagttttttaattttatgaatttgttgCATTTCTTGCTAATATTTGTGTAGGGATATTTTCGTAGGGAAAGAGGAAGCCCTGCTACTGATTTGCAAAAATATGGGAGCCAATAGAAATCTCGTCAGTGGTGTGCATTGGCATATACATAAACTGAATGGGAACTGCATGGCGGTGACTACCTGTCAAACGAGATTCATACTGTCAAATTTGCTACATCCATACAGACTTCGTAATGTTGGTTACTTCGAAAATAGCATATAATTCTGCACTGGACTGTGCTACTTTAACGAACACCTTATAAGATGAAACAGTTTCTATGCTAACGAAGGTTAAAGGGATATATGTACATGAGGATTTTACTTTCTCTTTGCTAGTTCTCTGTTACAGGGCGTCAAAGTCTAGTAATCTATGAATTTAGGCGTATTTAACAGAGTTAATCTTAAGGTATGTTATCACCGGTATGATATTACGTTGTTTCCCACAATTATATAATGTTACTAAATTTTTATGCACAAACTGCCTGTACGCAGGATTCCCAAGGAGGAATGTATTCCGAATGGGCTTCGTTAAGTGTTTTAGTCCAACAAGGCTCCGAAGAGAGCCAGAGCGTCCTAGAAAAATTTTCTCCCATCGCGGGGAAAGAAGTCGCTCTGTCCGTTGTACGCCAGCTCGCTACGAATCTTGGTATCACACAAGCGGCGGAGGCTAGTTTGTTATGTACAGACAAAGAAGTGCAATGGTGTATGGAAGTAATATGTTTTGGTTTGTCCTTACCTTTGGCCGAACATGACACTGTCAGAGATTGCGTTAACGTGTACTGCGAATGGCTGTCCGCGTTGTATTCAGCGCCGAAGATTTGTGTACCCAGACCGATTATAGACGATCCCAACTTTTATGCCAGGAGGATAATAAGTCACTTTCATAATCTGTTCGTCCCGCGGAAAGGAGAAGGTAAAATACATTGGTTTTATAAGTCCTCTTTGCGTCCTACTTCTCTGTCTAAGATATGATTTGTTGTAATAACTTTAAGAGCCAGTAGGGAAAATGATAATTCTCGTATTAactatattagaaatatttagaTTTAAAGACTTATAAGTATTTTTTCTTTCGTAGTCTGGCCATTTTTGTATCAGGATTTAGGTAATTTGCAATTGAAAGACTACATTTCTCTGTATGAAAGATTTCTATTTCAGCGTACAGTGAAAATAAATGATGACTATAAAATCTTGAATATTATTTATAGGAACGGATACAATTAATCGACAAGCTGTTTTGTGTCATAGAGTACTTAGGACATTACAACAAATTGCAAGGGGACCTGCGACATTAGAAAGGGAAACATGGGAGAGCTTGTTGTTATTTCTCATTGGAATTAATGATGCACTTTTAGCGCCACCAGCGACGAGGGAAGACGCTGGTGAACAATTGTGCGAAAGAGTTCTAGGTGTATTATTGGAGGTACTATATTTGTACGAAGGTatattgtatattattaaacattttcatGCACCGATAGTAGCACGAGAATACTTCTAGGTGTGGCTAGTGGCGTGCGAGCGTAACTTCCCT
This window contains:
- the Wapl gene encoding cohesin release factor wings apart-like, coding for MTSRSYTKSYSRKVNSVTPGSIQFDKLFRENSNRPSAAKSAGTVGKWGITSFTSIRSTNINGRKDDIHNTFGAKRIKLDYGNQNARVNSGKDPFSFETDPDNKPDVAPPVVKPKKFFKSRNVSPAVEESRQDVAIYRQVPDSHYGRARAQKTPPQPPPKQSLAKVSSAPAKKVVDTLEAANSDAPIREEGKPPIVLRICKGTARLVCGNVQNAPEPEPETYRISTPLNSPTKVDLERKNFNTDTLKSDQKAVRSHQPMISTVSIPLENSEMRRTTRSRAKNLHLDLTSSVVSTAPVTPNSHSSGLSLTLRKSVTDSNNTLISHYDIVKTDCGSTYSCKPTIEPLIGRDQPLPTTTQELIDILSSDSDPMQARPMILNASEAGENTEVLPDEVQHCSIDIPTNEVISRPTAEPDPEAEPEPGLETEPEPEPEVEAEAEPEPEPEAEAGLEAEPETEPEPEPETEQDQEPEPDPEAEAEQPARVSDNDMATAKTLVDQDWFSGSDDSEGVTGNTESDTALHVTSIVSESQPSNAPSTTVQKPATKKGSIFKSRSTGATNGNKRRALYKHKWCDSDKESSATDTPNAGNITPTTASGSHSGTGADAYDEEFDTSPLTRIVTYPEADTGFEDESDAITSIRCGKKVKGFYTVVKNVKKAHQIQESGEFQEFNDDVEYILDTLRENNPNATRCLSAIRLASKCMAPAFRMHVRAHGTVAKFFKALHDATKDQSLALCTATVMFVLSQDRLAMDLDRDCLELMLSLLESDASHKDALDDCGLSRAELLKNKEKVRQLCADIQAQGHAKHLNLDNITVGQLAMETLLSLTSKRAGEWFKEELRELGGLEHIVKTIRDCHRHINAQDITRSGWSDPLLDKLRKVDRCLRVLENVTHMNEENQVYLLKYENGVLVSTLANLYHLCGQEIPVYPTIDPSDKTSTGAVIRECLFAIIKVLINLTHRFNRQSFGSKSVGSQPGVLDCSLYLLLRVPESLPEEKRFDMMMLALILLINLVEQCDDNKQLLIESKAPPSTENIFDADESGVESLIDLFYKQEELARAEEQKTDAILDGKKDSEQTETVSTTTKSQEEFIEETVTKLLQKAGRHMEHTLIGAYVVLLLGYLIMDNKDYESLVRSRLPDNNFTTMVSVLQKFFNFMNLTASNEVSSCGIAATEKVIKFLKMSDAKIEEEKNELPLSALEDTNIMLDLSSS